One Cucurbita pepo subsp. pepo cultivar mu-cu-16 chromosome LG09, ASM280686v2, whole genome shotgun sequence DNA window includes the following coding sequences:
- the LOC111802436 gene encoding uncharacterized protein LOC111802436 isoform X8 translates to MVSTRRSGSLSGSNSKRSSSSEEKPSSPKRQKVENGCGSEKSMPAVENSKELCTPPTVDPGDHGPGGGPIVGVDAGEGVSSLKEDAAPAAVAVTTPIAEGTSLVGDRPRTSFSSWSHYASKQNTNFETTTPWCRLLSEFGQNSNVDIFSSHFTIGSSRGCNFPLKDHTISGTLCKIKHTQREGSTVAVLESTGGKGSVMVNGLAVKRNTSCVLNSGDEVVFGALGNHAYIFQQLMNDVSVKGLEVQSGVGKFLQLGKRTGDPSAVAGASILASLSSLREDISRWKPPSQTSSKTHQANSNPEVRNDKAVDSSTTNRNLVPGSNPDAVIEAGNVMEERNQWIGELQPASTSGMSLRCAAFKEDVHAGIVDGRDLEVSFENFPYYLSENTKNVLISASFIHLKHKEHSKYTSELNTVNPRILLSGPAGSEIYQEMLAKALANYYGAKLLIFDSHSFLGGLSSKEAELPKDGINAAKSCNCSKQSIVSTEITKNTDQMAGDEDTPSSSNATLFAPDSQPKMEMDSIPSSSGTAKNNFLKIGDRVRFIGSASGGIYPTTSPSRGPPNGTRGKVVLTFDNNTSSKIGVKFDKLIPDGVDLGGYCEGGYGYFCYATDLRLENSGVEELDKILIDILFEAVFSESRNSPFILFMKDAEKSLVGNIDSYSTFKSRLEKLPDNVIVIGSHTHTDNRKEKSHPGGLLFTKFGSNQTALLDLAFPDSFGRLHDRGKEVPKATKLLTKLFPNKVTIHMPQDEGLLVSWKHQLERDAETLKMKGNLNQLRVVLSRSGMDCEGLETLCIKDQTLTNESAEKVVGWALSHHLMQNLEADPDSRVLLSSESIQYGIGILQAIQNETKSLKKSLKDVVTENEFEKRLLADVIPPSDIGVTFDDIGALENVKDTLKELVMLPLQRPELFCKGQLTKPCKGILLFGPPGTGKTMLAKAVATEAGANFINISMSSITSKWFGEGEKYVKAVFSLASKIAPSVVFVDEVDSMLGRRENPGEHEAMRKMKNEFMVNWDGLRTKDKERVLVLAATNRPFDLDEAVIRRLPRRLMVNLPDAPNRAKILKVILAKEDLSQDFDFDSVASMTDGYSGSDLKNLCVAAAHRPIKEILEKEKKEHAAALADGRPAPALSGSEDIRPLNMDDFKYAHERVCASVSSESVNMTELLQWNELYGEGGSRRKKALSYFM, encoded by the exons ATGGTTTCAACGAGAAGAAGTGGATCTCTCTCTGGTAGCAATAGCAAGAGATCTTCGTCGTCGGAGGAGAAGCCATCGTCGCCGAAGCGTCAAAAG GTGGAAAATGGGTGTGGTTCAGAGAAATCGATGCCAGCGGTGGAGAATTCTAAGGAATTGTGTACCCCGCCGACTGTGGATCCTGGAGACCATGGACCTGGCGGTGGTCCGATCGTCGGAGTTGATGCTGGAGAAGGTGTGAGCTCTTTGAAGGAGGATGCTGCACCAGCGGCTGTCGCTGTTACCACTCCTATCGCAGAGG GAACTTCACTGGTAGGGGATAGGCCTAGGACTTCTTTTTCATCTTGGAGTCACTATGCTTCGAAGCAGAATACAAATTTTGAGACGACGACTCCTTGGTGTAGGCTTCTCTCAGAGTTCGGTCAG AACTCCAATGTTGATATTTTCTCGTCACATTTTACCATTGGTTCTAGTAGAGGTTGCAATTTTCCTTTGAAGGATCACACAATTAGTGGGACACTTTGCAAGATCAAGCACACTCAG CGTGAGGGTAGTACTGTAGCTGTGCTTGAAAGTACGGGAGGCAAGGGATCAGTGATGGTTAATGGGTTGGCAGTCAAGAGGAACACCAGCTGTGTGCTTAATTCTGGTGACGAGGTGGTCTTCGGTGCTTTGGGGAACCATGCTTAT ATATTTCAGCAACTTATGAATGATGTTTCAGTTAAGGGTTTAGAGGTTCAGAGTGGTGTTGGAAAATTCTTGCAGCTCGGAAAGAGGACTGGCGATCCTTCTGCTGTGGCTGGGGCCTCGATTTTGGCTTCTCTTTCAAGCCTCAGAGAGGATATATCACGTTGGAAGCCTCCTTCACAGACCAGCAGTAAAACACACCAAG CCAACTCAAATCCAGAAGTACGAAATGATAAAGCTGTAGACTCAAGCACAACTAACAGGAATCTTGTTCCCGGCTCCAATCCAGACGCTGTCATAGAGGCAGGCAAT GTaatggaagaaagaaaccAGTGGATTGGGGAGTTGCAGCCAGCATCAACCTCAGGAATGTCTTTGCGGTGTGCAGCATTTAAAGAAGACGTTCATGCGGGGATTGTTGATGGAAGGGACTTAGAGGTTTCATTTGAGAactttccatattatttgag TGAGAATACGAAGAATGTGCTTATTTCCGCTTCTTTCATACACTTGAAGCATAAAGAACATTCAAAGTATACATCAGAATTAAATACGGTGAATCCACGAATTCTACTTTCTGGTCCTGCTG GTTCAGAGATATATCAAGAGATGCTAGCAAAGGCACTTGCCAACTACTATGGGGCCAAGCTACTCATTTTTGATAGCCACTCATTTTTGGGT GGTTTATCATCAAAGGAAGCAGAGCTGCCGAAGGATGGAATTAATGCAGCAAAATCTTGTAATTGTTCTAAACAGAGTATTGTATCTACTGAGATTACCAAGAACACAGATCAAATGGCTGGTGATGAAGATACACCGAGCTCTTCAAATGCTACCTTGTTTGCCCCTGATTCTCAACCTAAGATGGAGATGGACTCAATACCATCATCCTCTGGGACAGCaaagaacaattttttaaaaattg GTGATAGAGTAAGATTTATTGGTTCAGCTTCTGGTGGGATATATCCAACAACGTCTCCCTCAAG GGGCCCACCCAATGGAACTCGTGGAAAGGTTGTATTAACTTTTGACAACAATACTTCGTCAAAAATTGGTGTTAAGTTTGATAAACTTATACCTGATGGAGTTGATCTTGGTGGATATTGTGAAGGAGGCTATGGATATTTCTGTTatg CTACCGATCTTCGTTTGGAGAACTCTGGCGTGGAAGAATTGGACAAGATActtattgatattttatttgag GCGGTGTTTAGTGAAAGCAGAAATTctcctttcattttgttcatgAAAGATGCGGAGAAGTCTCTTGTTGGTAATATAGATTCATAttctacttttaaaagtaGACTTGAAAAGCTTCCTGACAATGTTATTGTAATTGGCTCTCATACTCATACTGACAACCGCAAGGAGAAG TCGCATCCTGGTGGCCTACTTTTCACAAAATTTGGCAGCAATCAAACTGCCCTTCTTGACTTGGCATTTCCG GATAGTTTTGGAAGACTGCATGACCGAGGGAAAGAAGTTCCAAAAGCAACAAAACttcttacaaaattatttcccAATAAAGTTACTATCCACATGCCGCAG GATGAGGGCCTTCTTGTATCATGGAAGCACCAGCTAGAACGAGATGCCGAAACtctcaaaatgaaaggaaaccTTAATCAATTGCGTGTT GTTTTGAGTAGGAGTGGAATGGATTGTGAAGGTCTAGAGACCTTATGCATCAAGGATCAAACACTTACAAATGAGA GTGCGGAGAAGGTAGTTGGATGGGCCTTAAGCCATCATTTAATGCAGAATCTAGAAGCCGATCCTGATTCTAGAGTTCTTTTGTCTAGTGAGAG CATTCAATACGGGATTGGCATCTTACAGGCTATCCAGAATGAAACTAAGTCCTTGAAGAAGTCACTTAAG GATGTTGTTACGGAGAATGAATTTGAGAAAAGGCTTTTAGCAGACGTTATCCCACCCAGTGATATTGGAGTCACATTTGATGATATTGGAGCTCTTGAAAATGTGAAGGATACTCTAAAGGAGTTGGTGATGCTTCCTTTACAAAGGCCCGAGCTTTTCTGCAAGGGGCAGTTGACTAAG CCATGCAAGGGCATTCTGTTATTTGGTCCACCTGGAACAGGTAAGACGATGCTCGCAAAAGCTGTGGCTACTGAAGCTGGTGCAAATTTTATCAACATTTCCATGTCAAGCATTACGTCAAAG TGGTTTGGTGAGGGTGAGAAGTATGTGAAAGCTGTTTTCTCTCTAGCCAGTAAAATTGCCCCAAGTGTTGTATTTGTTGATGAA GTTGACAGCATGTTGGGTCGAAGAGAAAATCCAGGAGAACATGAGGCGATGCgaaagatgaaaaatgaatttatggTGAACTGGGATGGTTTGCGAACAAAAGACAAAGAAAGGGTGCTGGTTCTTGCAGCCACAAACAGACCTTTTGACCTTGATGAAGCTGTTATTCGAAGGCTTCCTCGTAG GTTGATGGTGAATTTGCCAGATGCTCCCAACAGAGCAAAGATACTCAAAGTTATTTTGGCGAAAGAAGATTTGTCTCAGGACTTCGATTTTGATTCAGTTGCTAGTATGACAGATGGATATTCTGGGAGTGACCTTAAG
- the LOC111802436 gene encoding uncharacterized protein LOC111802436 isoform X9: MVSTRRSGSLSGSNSKRSSSSEEKPSSPKRQKVENGCGSEKSMPAVENSKELCTPPTVDPGDHGPGGGPIVGVDAGEGVSSLKEDAAPAAVAVTTPIAEGTSLVGDRPRTSFSSWSHYASKQNTNFETTTPWCRLLSEFGQNSNVDIFSSHFTIGSSRGCNFPLKDHTISGTLCKIKHTQREGSTVAVLESTGGKGSVMVNGLAVKRNTSCVLNSGDEVVFGALGNHAYIFQQLMNDVSVKGLEVQSGVGKFLQLGKRTGDPSAVAGASILASLSSLREDISRWKPPSQTSSKTHQEVRNDKAVDSSTTNRNLVPGSNPDAVIEAGNVMEERNQWIGELQPASTSGMSLRCAAFKEDVHAGIVDGRDLEVSFENFPYYLSENTKNVLISASFIHLKHKEHSKYTSELNTVNPRILLSGPAGSEIYQEMLAKALANYYGAKLLIFDSHSFLGGLSSKEAELPKDGINAAKSCNCSKQSIVSTEITKNTDQMAGDEDTPSSSNATLFAPDSQPKMEMDSIPSSSGTAKNNFLKIGDRVRFIGSASGGIYPTTSPSRGPPNGTRGKVVLTFDNNTSSKIGVKFDKLIPDGVDLGGYCEGGYGYFCYATDLRLENSGVEELDKILIDILFEAVFSESRNSPFILFMKDAEKSLVGNIDSYSTFKSRLEKLPDNVIVIGSHTHTDNRKEKSHPGGLLFTKFGSNQTALLDLAFPDSFGRLHDRGKEVPKATKLLTKLFPNKVTIHMPQDEGLLVSWKHQLERDAETLKMKGNLNQLRVVLSRSGMDCEGLETLCIKDQTLTNESAEKVVGWALSHHLMQNLEADPDSRVLLSSESIQYGIGILQAIQNETKSLKKSLKDVVTENEFEKRLLADVIPPSDIGVTFDDIGALENVKDTLKELVMLPLQRPELFCKGQLTKPCKGILLFGPPGTGKTMLAKAVATEAGANFINISMSSITSKWFGEGEKYVKAVFSLASKIAPSVVFVDEVDSMLGRRENPGEHEAMRKMKNEFMVNWDGLRTKDKERVLVLAATNRPFDLDEAVIRRLPRRLMVNLPDAPNRAKILKVILAKEDLSQDFDFDSVASMTDGYSGSDLKNLCVAAAHRPIKEILEKEKKEHAAALADGRPAPALSGSEDIRPLNMDDFKYAHERVCASVSSESVNMTELLQWNELYGEGGSRRKKALSYFM; encoded by the exons ATGGTTTCAACGAGAAGAAGTGGATCTCTCTCTGGTAGCAATAGCAAGAGATCTTCGTCGTCGGAGGAGAAGCCATCGTCGCCGAAGCGTCAAAAG GTGGAAAATGGGTGTGGTTCAGAGAAATCGATGCCAGCGGTGGAGAATTCTAAGGAATTGTGTACCCCGCCGACTGTGGATCCTGGAGACCATGGACCTGGCGGTGGTCCGATCGTCGGAGTTGATGCTGGAGAAGGTGTGAGCTCTTTGAAGGAGGATGCTGCACCAGCGGCTGTCGCTGTTACCACTCCTATCGCAGAGG GAACTTCACTGGTAGGGGATAGGCCTAGGACTTCTTTTTCATCTTGGAGTCACTATGCTTCGAAGCAGAATACAAATTTTGAGACGACGACTCCTTGGTGTAGGCTTCTCTCAGAGTTCGGTCAG AACTCCAATGTTGATATTTTCTCGTCACATTTTACCATTGGTTCTAGTAGAGGTTGCAATTTTCCTTTGAAGGATCACACAATTAGTGGGACACTTTGCAAGATCAAGCACACTCAG CGTGAGGGTAGTACTGTAGCTGTGCTTGAAAGTACGGGAGGCAAGGGATCAGTGATGGTTAATGGGTTGGCAGTCAAGAGGAACACCAGCTGTGTGCTTAATTCTGGTGACGAGGTGGTCTTCGGTGCTTTGGGGAACCATGCTTAT ATATTTCAGCAACTTATGAATGATGTTTCAGTTAAGGGTTTAGAGGTTCAGAGTGGTGTTGGAAAATTCTTGCAGCTCGGAAAGAGGACTGGCGATCCTTCTGCTGTGGCTGGGGCCTCGATTTTGGCTTCTCTTTCAAGCCTCAGAGAGGATATATCACGTTGGAAGCCTCCTTCACAGACCAGCAGTAAAACACACCAAG AAGTACGAAATGATAAAGCTGTAGACTCAAGCACAACTAACAGGAATCTTGTTCCCGGCTCCAATCCAGACGCTGTCATAGAGGCAGGCAAT GTaatggaagaaagaaaccAGTGGATTGGGGAGTTGCAGCCAGCATCAACCTCAGGAATGTCTTTGCGGTGTGCAGCATTTAAAGAAGACGTTCATGCGGGGATTGTTGATGGAAGGGACTTAGAGGTTTCATTTGAGAactttccatattatttgag TGAGAATACGAAGAATGTGCTTATTTCCGCTTCTTTCATACACTTGAAGCATAAAGAACATTCAAAGTATACATCAGAATTAAATACGGTGAATCCACGAATTCTACTTTCTGGTCCTGCTG GTTCAGAGATATATCAAGAGATGCTAGCAAAGGCACTTGCCAACTACTATGGGGCCAAGCTACTCATTTTTGATAGCCACTCATTTTTGGGT GGTTTATCATCAAAGGAAGCAGAGCTGCCGAAGGATGGAATTAATGCAGCAAAATCTTGTAATTGTTCTAAACAGAGTATTGTATCTACTGAGATTACCAAGAACACAGATCAAATGGCTGGTGATGAAGATACACCGAGCTCTTCAAATGCTACCTTGTTTGCCCCTGATTCTCAACCTAAGATGGAGATGGACTCAATACCATCATCCTCTGGGACAGCaaagaacaattttttaaaaattg GTGATAGAGTAAGATTTATTGGTTCAGCTTCTGGTGGGATATATCCAACAACGTCTCCCTCAAG GGGCCCACCCAATGGAACTCGTGGAAAGGTTGTATTAACTTTTGACAACAATACTTCGTCAAAAATTGGTGTTAAGTTTGATAAACTTATACCTGATGGAGTTGATCTTGGTGGATATTGTGAAGGAGGCTATGGATATTTCTGTTatg CTACCGATCTTCGTTTGGAGAACTCTGGCGTGGAAGAATTGGACAAGATActtattgatattttatttgag GCGGTGTTTAGTGAAAGCAGAAATTctcctttcattttgttcatgAAAGATGCGGAGAAGTCTCTTGTTGGTAATATAGATTCATAttctacttttaaaagtaGACTTGAAAAGCTTCCTGACAATGTTATTGTAATTGGCTCTCATACTCATACTGACAACCGCAAGGAGAAG TCGCATCCTGGTGGCCTACTTTTCACAAAATTTGGCAGCAATCAAACTGCCCTTCTTGACTTGGCATTTCCG GATAGTTTTGGAAGACTGCATGACCGAGGGAAAGAAGTTCCAAAAGCAACAAAACttcttacaaaattatttcccAATAAAGTTACTATCCACATGCCGCAG GATGAGGGCCTTCTTGTATCATGGAAGCACCAGCTAGAACGAGATGCCGAAACtctcaaaatgaaaggaaaccTTAATCAATTGCGTGTT GTTTTGAGTAGGAGTGGAATGGATTGTGAAGGTCTAGAGACCTTATGCATCAAGGATCAAACACTTACAAATGAGA GTGCGGAGAAGGTAGTTGGATGGGCCTTAAGCCATCATTTAATGCAGAATCTAGAAGCCGATCCTGATTCTAGAGTTCTTTTGTCTAGTGAGAG CATTCAATACGGGATTGGCATCTTACAGGCTATCCAGAATGAAACTAAGTCCTTGAAGAAGTCACTTAAG GATGTTGTTACGGAGAATGAATTTGAGAAAAGGCTTTTAGCAGACGTTATCCCACCCAGTGATATTGGAGTCACATTTGATGATATTGGAGCTCTTGAAAATGTGAAGGATACTCTAAAGGAGTTGGTGATGCTTCCTTTACAAAGGCCCGAGCTTTTCTGCAAGGGGCAGTTGACTAAG CCATGCAAGGGCATTCTGTTATTTGGTCCACCTGGAACAGGTAAGACGATGCTCGCAAAAGCTGTGGCTACTGAAGCTGGTGCAAATTTTATCAACATTTCCATGTCAAGCATTACGTCAAAG TGGTTTGGTGAGGGTGAGAAGTATGTGAAAGCTGTTTTCTCTCTAGCCAGTAAAATTGCCCCAAGTGTTGTATTTGTTGATGAA GTTGACAGCATGTTGGGTCGAAGAGAAAATCCAGGAGAACATGAGGCGATGCgaaagatgaaaaatgaatttatggTGAACTGGGATGGTTTGCGAACAAAAGACAAAGAAAGGGTGCTGGTTCTTGCAGCCACAAACAGACCTTTTGACCTTGATGAAGCTGTTATTCGAAGGCTTCCTCGTAG GTTGATGGTGAATTTGCCAGATGCTCCCAACAGAGCAAAGATACTCAAAGTTATTTTGGCGAAAGAAGATTTGTCTCAGGACTTCGATTTTGATTCAGTTGCTAGTATGACAGATGGATATTCTGGGAGTGACCTTAAG
- the LOC111802436 gene encoding uncharacterized protein LOC111802436 isoform X5 — protein sequence MVSTRRSGSLSGSNSKRSSSSEEKPSSPKRQKVENGCGSEKSMPAVENSKELCTPPTVDPGDHGPGGGPIVGVDAGEGVSSLKEDAAPAAVAVTTPIAEGTSLVGDRPRTSFSSWSHYASKQNTNFETTTPWCRLLSEFGQNSNVDIFSSHFTIGSSRGCNFPLKDHTISGTLCKIKHTQREGSTVAVLESTGGKGSVMVNGLAVKRNTSCVLNSGDEVVFGALGNHAYIFQQLMNDVSVKGLEVQSGVGKFLQLGKRTGDPSAVAGASILASLSSLREDISRWKPPSQTSSKTHQGAELPSNSVVHDAMELDIDALEANSNPEVRNDKAVDSSTTNRNLVPGSNPDAVIEAGNVKLSGVMEERNQWIGELQPASTSGMSLRCAAFKEDVHAGIVDGRDLEVSFENFPYYLSENTKNVLISASFIHLKHKEHSKYTSELNTVNPRILLSGPAGSEIYQEMLAKALANYYGAKLLIFDSHSFLGGLSSKEAELPKDGINAAKSCNCSKQSIVSTEITKNTDQMAGDEDTPSSSNATLFAPDSQPKMEMDSIPSSSGTAKNNFLKIGDRVRFIGSASGGIYPTTSPSRGPPNGTRGKVVLTFDNNTSSKIGVKFDKLIPDGVDLGGYCEGGYGYFCYATDLRLENSGVEELDKILIDILFEAVFSESRNSPFILFMKDAEKSLVGNIDSYSTFKSRLEKLPDNVIVIGSHTHTDNRKEKSHPGGLLFTKFGSNQTALLDLAFPDSFGRLHDRGKEVPKATKLLTKLFPNKVTIHMPQDEGLLVSWKHQLERDAETLKMKGNLNQLRVVLSRSGMDCEGLETLCIKDQTLTNESAEKVVGWALSHHLMQNLEADPDSRVLLSSESIQYGIGILQAIQNETKSLKKSLKDVVTENEFEKRLLADVIPPSDIGVTFDDIGALENVKDTLKELVMLPLQRPELFCKGQLTKPCKGILLFGPPGTGKTMLAKAVATEAGANFINISMSSITSKWFGEGEKYVKAVFSLASKIAPSVVFVDEVDSMLGRRENPGEHEAMRKMKNEFMVNWDGLRTKDKERVLVLAATNRPFDLDEAVIRRLPRRLMVNLPDAPNRAKILKVILAKEDLSQDFDFDSVASMTDGYSGSDLKNLCVAAAHRPIKEILEKEKKEHAAALADGRPAPALSGSEDIRPLNMDDFKYAHERVCASVSSESVNMTELLQWNELYGEGGSRRKKALSYFM from the exons ATGGTTTCAACGAGAAGAAGTGGATCTCTCTCTGGTAGCAATAGCAAGAGATCTTCGTCGTCGGAGGAGAAGCCATCGTCGCCGAAGCGTCAAAAG GTGGAAAATGGGTGTGGTTCAGAGAAATCGATGCCAGCGGTGGAGAATTCTAAGGAATTGTGTACCCCGCCGACTGTGGATCCTGGAGACCATGGACCTGGCGGTGGTCCGATCGTCGGAGTTGATGCTGGAGAAGGTGTGAGCTCTTTGAAGGAGGATGCTGCACCAGCGGCTGTCGCTGTTACCACTCCTATCGCAGAGG GAACTTCACTGGTAGGGGATAGGCCTAGGACTTCTTTTTCATCTTGGAGTCACTATGCTTCGAAGCAGAATACAAATTTTGAGACGACGACTCCTTGGTGTAGGCTTCTCTCAGAGTTCGGTCAG AACTCCAATGTTGATATTTTCTCGTCACATTTTACCATTGGTTCTAGTAGAGGTTGCAATTTTCCTTTGAAGGATCACACAATTAGTGGGACACTTTGCAAGATCAAGCACACTCAG CGTGAGGGTAGTACTGTAGCTGTGCTTGAAAGTACGGGAGGCAAGGGATCAGTGATGGTTAATGGGTTGGCAGTCAAGAGGAACACCAGCTGTGTGCTTAATTCTGGTGACGAGGTGGTCTTCGGTGCTTTGGGGAACCATGCTTAT ATATTTCAGCAACTTATGAATGATGTTTCAGTTAAGGGTTTAGAGGTTCAGAGTGGTGTTGGAAAATTCTTGCAGCTCGGAAAGAGGACTGGCGATCCTTCTGCTGTGGCTGGGGCCTCGATTTTGGCTTCTCTTTCAAGCCTCAGAGAGGATATATCACGTTGGAAGCCTCCTTCACAGACCAGCAGTAAAACACACCAAGGTGCTGAACTACCTTCTAATTCTGTTGTTCATGATGCAATGGAACTTGACATTGATGCTCTTGAAGCCAACTCAAATCCAGAAGTACGAAATGATAAAGCTGTAGACTCAAGCACAACTAACAGGAATCTTGTTCCCGGCTCCAATCCAGACGCTGTCATAGAGGCAGGCAATGTAAAACTCTCTGGG GTaatggaagaaagaaaccAGTGGATTGGGGAGTTGCAGCCAGCATCAACCTCAGGAATGTCTTTGCGGTGTGCAGCATTTAAAGAAGACGTTCATGCGGGGATTGTTGATGGAAGGGACTTAGAGGTTTCATTTGAGAactttccatattatttgag TGAGAATACGAAGAATGTGCTTATTTCCGCTTCTTTCATACACTTGAAGCATAAAGAACATTCAAAGTATACATCAGAATTAAATACGGTGAATCCACGAATTCTACTTTCTGGTCCTGCTG GTTCAGAGATATATCAAGAGATGCTAGCAAAGGCACTTGCCAACTACTATGGGGCCAAGCTACTCATTTTTGATAGCCACTCATTTTTGGGT GGTTTATCATCAAAGGAAGCAGAGCTGCCGAAGGATGGAATTAATGCAGCAAAATCTTGTAATTGTTCTAAACAGAGTATTGTATCTACTGAGATTACCAAGAACACAGATCAAATGGCTGGTGATGAAGATACACCGAGCTCTTCAAATGCTACCTTGTTTGCCCCTGATTCTCAACCTAAGATGGAGATGGACTCAATACCATCATCCTCTGGGACAGCaaagaacaattttttaaaaattg GTGATAGAGTAAGATTTATTGGTTCAGCTTCTGGTGGGATATATCCAACAACGTCTCCCTCAAG GGGCCCACCCAATGGAACTCGTGGAAAGGTTGTATTAACTTTTGACAACAATACTTCGTCAAAAATTGGTGTTAAGTTTGATAAACTTATACCTGATGGAGTTGATCTTGGTGGATATTGTGAAGGAGGCTATGGATATTTCTGTTatg CTACCGATCTTCGTTTGGAGAACTCTGGCGTGGAAGAATTGGACAAGATActtattgatattttatttgag GCGGTGTTTAGTGAAAGCAGAAATTctcctttcattttgttcatgAAAGATGCGGAGAAGTCTCTTGTTGGTAATATAGATTCATAttctacttttaaaagtaGACTTGAAAAGCTTCCTGACAATGTTATTGTAATTGGCTCTCATACTCATACTGACAACCGCAAGGAGAAG TCGCATCCTGGTGGCCTACTTTTCACAAAATTTGGCAGCAATCAAACTGCCCTTCTTGACTTGGCATTTCCG GATAGTTTTGGAAGACTGCATGACCGAGGGAAAGAAGTTCCAAAAGCAACAAAACttcttacaaaattatttcccAATAAAGTTACTATCCACATGCCGCAG GATGAGGGCCTTCTTGTATCATGGAAGCACCAGCTAGAACGAGATGCCGAAACtctcaaaatgaaaggaaaccTTAATCAATTGCGTGTT GTTTTGAGTAGGAGTGGAATGGATTGTGAAGGTCTAGAGACCTTATGCATCAAGGATCAAACACTTACAAATGAGA GTGCGGAGAAGGTAGTTGGATGGGCCTTAAGCCATCATTTAATGCAGAATCTAGAAGCCGATCCTGATTCTAGAGTTCTTTTGTCTAGTGAGAG CATTCAATACGGGATTGGCATCTTACAGGCTATCCAGAATGAAACTAAGTCCTTGAAGAAGTCACTTAAG GATGTTGTTACGGAGAATGAATTTGAGAAAAGGCTTTTAGCAGACGTTATCCCACCCAGTGATATTGGAGTCACATTTGATGATATTGGAGCTCTTGAAAATGTGAAGGATACTCTAAAGGAGTTGGTGATGCTTCCTTTACAAAGGCCCGAGCTTTTCTGCAAGGGGCAGTTGACTAAG CCATGCAAGGGCATTCTGTTATTTGGTCCACCTGGAACAGGTAAGACGATGCTCGCAAAAGCTGTGGCTACTGAAGCTGGTGCAAATTTTATCAACATTTCCATGTCAAGCATTACGTCAAAG TGGTTTGGTGAGGGTGAGAAGTATGTGAAAGCTGTTTTCTCTCTAGCCAGTAAAATTGCCCCAAGTGTTGTATTTGTTGATGAA GTTGACAGCATGTTGGGTCGAAGAGAAAATCCAGGAGAACATGAGGCGATGCgaaagatgaaaaatgaatttatggTGAACTGGGATGGTTTGCGAACAAAAGACAAAGAAAGGGTGCTGGTTCTTGCAGCCACAAACAGACCTTTTGACCTTGATGAAGCTGTTATTCGAAGGCTTCCTCGTAG GTTGATGGTGAATTTGCCAGATGCTCCCAACAGAGCAAAGATACTCAAAGTTATTTTGGCGAAAGAAGATTTGTCTCAGGACTTCGATTTTGATTCAGTTGCTAGTATGACAGATGGATATTCTGGGAGTGACCTTAAG